The Chiroxiphia lanceolata isolate bChiLan1 chromosome W, bChiLan1.pri, whole genome shotgun sequence genome window below encodes:
- the LOC116779987 gene encoding LOW QUALITY PROTEIN: uncharacterized protein LOC116779987 (The sequence of the model RefSeq protein was modified relative to this genomic sequence to represent the inferred CDS: substituted 1 base at 1 genomic stop codon) produces the protein MWDTKNTKLVKVILKVEKEEIPQEIEQAVVPWVWETGVPGKSKAATPVRIELKEGTQPVRVRQYPISLEARKGIAPMISQFLILGILKECESEFNTPIFPVRKPNGKYRLVQDLRAVNLITKDIHSVVANPYTLLTSVSERFQWFTVIDLKDAFFCIPLAPESWKIFAFEWENPETGRKRQLTXTRLPQGFKCSPTIFGNQLAKELEEWKTTQVKESPFSYIILQYVDDIFLGATEQGLCRQLTIELLNMLGPLYEAVKEPKLTWGTKQEKAFQELKRTLQEAPALGLPDLTKEFQLYVCERQRTALGVLTQRLGSWKRPVGYFSKRLDAYQALLREQDELKITNHLNPAEFLRSTKEEGVLEHDCVETIEQVYASRKDLKDEPLTDPDWELYTDGSSFVENGTRYAGYAVVTLQQVIEANALPPGDQVYVKNWSVEPLKETWDGPRQVIMTTYTAVKVEGIDNWIHYTRIKKVPVSCFLLLFHGGAAPAGKAPPVSPLSCNGRARGHNRARKARAAREGAAAARASVHEGQGPPQQGVPPPEKREGAAAARASVHEGQGPPQQGVPTPEKREGAAAARASVHEGQGPPQQGVPTPEKREGAAAARTSVHEGQGPPQQGVPPPEKREGAAAARASVHEGQGPLQQGVPPPEKREGAAAARASVHEGQGPPQQGVPPPEKREGRGRRAELNTHPK, from the exons ATGTGGGATACCAAAAACACTAAACTGGTCAAAGTTATACTCA aggtagaaaaggaagagataccGCAGGAAATAGAACAGGCTGTAGTGCCTTGGGTATGGGAAACAGGGGtccctggaaaatccaaagctgctactccagttagaatagaattaaaagaaggaacACAACCTGTTAGAGTGCGACAATACCCAATTAGTTTAGAAGCCAGGAAAGGAATAGCCCCAATGATctcacagtttttaattttagggatattaaaagaatgtgagtcagagtttaatactcccatttttccagtaagaaaacCTAATGGTAAGTATAGGTTAGTACAGGACTTGAGAGCAGTAAACCTCATTACAAAAGATATCCACTCAGTTGTAGCAAACCCCTACACTttgttaacatctgtttctgagagatttcagtggtttacagtgATTGACCTGAaagatgccttcttctgcataccactggcaccagaaagttggaagatttttgcctttgagtgggaaaacccagagactgGACGAAAGCGACAGCTTACTTGAACTCGATTACCACAAGGATTCAAATGTTCACCTACGATATTCGGTAATCAGttagcaaaagaacttgaagaatggaagactACTCAGGTAaaagaatctcctttttcatatataatactTCAATATGTTGATGACATCTTCCTGGGGGCTACAGAACAGGGACTCTGTCGTCAGTTAACCATTGAACTGTTAAACATGCTGGG ACCATTatatgaagcagtaaaagagcCCAAGCTGACCTGGGGGAcgaagcaggagaaagcattccaggaactgaaaagaaCCCTCCAGGaggcacctgccctgggactacCGGACCTaaccaaagaattccagctttatgtCTGCGAGAGACAACGAACGGCTTTAGGAGTACTCACTCAGCGGTTAGGATCCTGGAAGAGACCGGTTGGGTATTTCTCCAAACGGCTGGACGCA TATCAGGCTTTGTTAAGAGAGCAAGAtgaactgaaaatcactaaccatctcaacccagcagaattccttaggTCCACAAAGGAAGAAGGTGTCCTGGAGCACGACTGTGTAGAGACCATTGAACAGGTCTACGCGAGTAGAAAAGACCTGAAGGATGAACCATTGACAGATCCTGACTGGGAGTTGTACACCGACGGATCTAGCTTTGTAGAAAATGGCACCAGGTATGCTGGGTATGCAGTAGTTACTCTACAACAAGTGATAGAAGCAAACGCACTACCCCCAG gagaccaaGTCTATGTGAAAAACTGGTCGGTGGAACCGTTAAAGGAAACATGGGATGGTCCTCGCCAGGTGATAATGACCACTTACACGGCGGTGAAGGTCGAGGGAATCGACAATTGGATCCATTACACCCGAATCAAGAAGGTTCCAGTCTCGTG cttccttctcctcttccatgGAGGTGCAGCACCCGCCGGCAAGGCTCCCCCtgtctctcccctctcctgcaaTGGGCGCGCCCGGGGGCACAACCGCGCACGCAAAGCGCGCGCGGCGCGGGAAGGGGCCGCGGCAGCCCGCGCCTCCGTCCACGAGGGACAggggcccccccagcagggggtCCCGCCCCCGGAAAAGCGGGAAGGGGCCGCGGCAGCCCGCGCCTCCGTCCACGAGGGACAggggcccccccagcagggggtCCCGACCCCGGAAAAGCGGGAAGGGGCCGCGGCAGCCCGCGCCTCCGTCCACGAGGGACAggggcccccccagcagggggtCCCGACCCCGGAAAAGCGGGAAGGGGCCGCGGCAGCCCGCACCTCCGTCCACGAGGGACAggggcccccccagcagggggtCCCGCCCCCGGAAAAGCGGGAAGGGGCCGCGGCAGCCCGCGCCTCCGTCCACGAGGGACAGGGGCCCCTCCAGCAGGGGGTCCCGCCCCCGGAAAAGCGGGAAGGGGCCGCGGCAGCCCGCGCCTCCGTCCACGAGGGACAggggcccccccagcagggggtCCCGCCCCCGGAAAAGCGGGAAGGCCggggcaggagagcagaactGAATACACATCCCAAATGA